The region GCGCGCCGCCCGCGGCCGCCCCAGGGCTAGGCGGGGTCCCTGCCGCCGGCGTTGCGGCGGCCGCGGTTCGGTGCGTCGTCGAGGCCCCAGCCCTGGGCCGAGAGGCGGTCGGAGGCCGGGGTGGAGAGCAGGCCGTTGATGATGATGTCGAGGCCGAGGGAGAAGCGCTCGTGGCCGTCGCCGCGGGTCATGAGCGGTGCGACGGAGGCCATCGTCGGGTAGCGGTCGGCGGGGATCGAGGTGAAGCGCTCCATGACGCGGGCCAGCTCGGACTCCTCGTGGCCCGGGTCGGCGTAGAGCTGCTGGTAGAGCGCCTGCTCGTAGGCGATCGCGGTCGCGTACATGCTGATCAGGTCGGCGGCGTAGGCGATCGCCTGGTCCTCGGCGCCGCCGGCCCGCAGCAGCGACATCATCGACTCGCTCACGCGCAGCGCGTTCTCGCCGGTCGGGATCGTCGCCATGCCCATGATCGCGATGCCCGGGAACTCCTCGGACATCATCGACGTCAGCCGCGTGATCAGCCCGTGGAGCTGCTCGCGCCAGCGCCTCGGGTCGGTCGGCTCGACCTCCACGGTCCCGATCGCGGCGTCGAACAGCAGCGCGTGCAGCGCGTCGCGGTTCTCGACGTAGACGTACAACGACGCCGGCCCGGTGTCGAGCGCCTGCGCGACGCGCCGCATCGACAGCGCCTCGAAGCCCTCGCTGCGCAGGATCTCCAGCCCGGCGGCGACGATCGCCTCGCGGCTGAGCGCGGCCTTGGCGGGCCGGTCGCGGCGGCTGCGGGGACGGGCTTCGGACATCTGGCGCGGGAGTCTACTTGACACGAACGTCGTTCGTTACGTACGGTGTTCGTAGCGAACGGCGTTCGTTCGTGACCTCTCCCCAACCCAAGGACCCCTCTTGACCTCCTCCGCTCCCGCGGCGGCCGCGCCTCCCCAAGCGGCCGCCTACAACCTGCGCTGGATCGTGCTCGCGATCGTGCTCGTCGCCGAGATCATGGACCTGCTCGACAGCACCGTCATCACGATCGCCGCGCCGACCGTCCGGCACGAGCTCGGCGGCTCGACCGCCACGATGCAGTGGTGGGCCGCCGGCTACACGCTCGCGTTCGGCGTGTTCATGATCATCGGCGGCCGGCTCGGCGACCTCTTCGGCCGCAAGCGGATCTTCGCGATCGGCATCGCGGGCTTCACGCTCGCCTCCGCGGCCTGCGCGCTCGCCCCCGACCCGGACGTCCTGATCGCCACGCGCGTCCTCCAGGGCGCCTTCGGCGCGCTGCTGATCCCGCAGGGCCTCGGCATGATCAAGACCGTCTTCCCGCCCGCCGAGATGGGCGGCGCGTTCGCCGCGTTCGGCCCCGTGATGGGCCTCGCCGCGGTCGGCGGCCCGGTCCTCGCCGGCTGGCTCGTCAGCGCCGACCTGCTCGGGACCGGCTGGCGGATGATCTTCCTCGTCAACCTGCCGCTCGGCGTGATCGGGCTGATCGGCGCGCTGCGCTTCTTCCCCGAGTCGCGCTCGCCGGAGCGGCTCAGGCTCGACCCGCTCGGCGTCGGCCTGATCGCCGCCGCGTCGTTCTGCCTGATCTACCCGCTGGTCCAGGGCCGCGAGCTGGGCTGGCCCGTGTGGACCTTCGTCATGATCGCCGCCGGCTTCGTCCTGCTCGGCGCGTTCATGGCCGTCGAGCGCCGCGGCCACGGCACGCCGCTGATCGAGCCGTCGCTCCTCCGGAACCGCGCGTTCACGTCCGGCCTCGCGGTCGGGATCGCGTTCTTCGCCGGGTTCGCCGGGCTGTTGTTGGTGTTGTCGGTCTTCTTCCAGTCGGCGCTGCAGTTCACGCCGTCCCAGGCGGGTCTGGCGTTCATCCCGACGACGGCCGCCTCGGCGGTCGCGGCCGGCGCGTCGTTCCCGCTGATGGCGAGGTTCGGGCGCGGCGTCCTGCAGACCGGGATCGTCGTGATCACGCTGTCGCTGGTCGGCCTGGCGCTGATCGTCGGCCACCACGGGACCGACACGACGACGTGGACGATGGTCCCGGCGCTGATCCCGTTCGGCCTCGGCCTCGGGTTCGTCTTCGGGCCGCTGTTCAACGTGATCCTGGCGGGCGTCGACGACCGCGAGGTCGGCTCGGCGTCGGGCACGCTGAACGCGGTGCAGCAGCTGGGCAACTCGATCGGCGTCGCGGTGCTGGCGACGATCTTCTTCTCGCTGACCGACCACGGCCACCTCGCGCCGGCCGCGCTGAAGACCACCGTGTTGATCTCGGCGGGGCTGTTCGCGCTGGCGTTGTTGTTGTCCTTCCTGCTCCCCAAAGAAGCCCGGATGGATGACCCGCACTAGTCGGTGAGGCGCCCGGTGTCCGCGTAGATGTTCACGCGGCCGCCGCGCGCGAAGCCGGCGAGCGTCATGCCGCGGTCGGCCGCGAGGTCGACCGCGAGCGACGACGGCGCGCCGACGCCGACCAGGACCGGGCAGCCCGCGACCGCGGCCTTCTGGACCAGCTCGAACGACAGGCGGCCGGAGACGCAGAGGATCCGGTCGCCGAGCGGCAGCGCGCCGTCGAGCAGCGCGCGGCCGATCACCTTGTCCATCGCGTTGTGGCGCCCGACGTCCTCGCGCACGCAGAGCAGCTCGCCCTGCGGGTCGAACAGCCCGGTCGCGTGCAGCCCGCCGGTCACCTTGAAGCCCGGCTGGCGCAGGCGGTCCGGGAGCGACGCCAGCAGCGCGCGCGCCACGCGCGGCGTGCCGGGGGTCAACGGCTCCGCGTGGACCGCGACCTCCTCCAGCGCGCCCTTGCCGCAGACCCCGCACGACGACGTCGTGTAGAACCGCCGCTCGCGCGCCGCGCCGGTCAGCTCGGCGTCGACCTCGACGATGTTGTTGGCGAAGTCCTCGGTCGGCCCGGCGCCCAGGACGGGACCGCTCAGCAACCCCTCGCCGTGCAGGAACCCGACGGCCAGCTCCTCGTCGTGGCCGGGCGTCCGCATCGTCACCGCCAGCGCGCGGCCGCGCACCCGGATCTCCAGCGGCTCCTCGACGGCGACGCGGTCCTCGATCCCACCATCCCGCACCACGGGGGCGTGCATCATGGACCGAGTTCTACTACTCGATGCCGCCGGCCACCCGGGCGGCCAGCGCCGCCTCCAGCCGCTCGACCGTGCGCTGCACGTCCTCGATCTGCGCGGGCTCCAGCCCGCCCTCCAGCGCGCGGTTGGCGGCGGCGCCGATCGGGCCGCGCTCCTCGCGCAGCTCGGCGAGCCGCCGCGCCATCTCCTTGTGGTGCGTCCAGGCCTGCAGCTCGCTCAGCGCCGCCTCCAGCGCGACCCGGACCTGCAGCGCCGCCTCGCGCGTGCGGCCGCGGTCGAGGTCCAGGCGGGCGCGCAGCGTCAGCTCCTCGCAGGCCAGCGCGACGTCGCGCCCGGCCAGCAGCGCCGCGAAGCGCTCCTGCGGGCGCAGCGCGTGGAGGCGGCGCTCGACCTCCAGCGCGCGCGGGTCCACGTACTTCGCGTCCTCCCAGTGGCCGTGGGCGACCTCGTCGCCGGAGCCGGTGCCGACCCGGATCGCCAGCGCCTGCTCGGCGGCGATCTCGCGCACGAACGGGTCGGCGCGGACGACGCGCTGGGCGTGCAGGACGCGGTTGAGGACGTCGACCGCCGTGGCGACCTCGGCCTCCAGGTCGACGCCGGTCAACCACGCGGCGGCGTCGTCCAGGTCGCCCAGCGGCTGCGCGCCGACGAGCGTCGCGACCGACACCGGGACCGACGAGATCGCGGGGGAGGGCTCGGCGCGGCCGCCGTCGCGCCTGCCGCCGCGGCCGAACATCCCGCGGCGCTTCTTGGCCGGCGCGCCGATCGTCTCGAGGACGAGGACGTGCTCCGGCTCGCCCGCGTGCCCGCGCAGGACGTAGCGCCCGTCGGCGGGGCCGAGCACCCAGGGCAGCTCCAGCTGGACGAACCGGAACCGGGACCCTGGGGCGGGCGGCGCGTCCAGCGGACTACTTCCCGGAGGACTTCTTGGCCGACGACTCGGTGGTCGTCGTCTTCGGCTTGGGGTCGTCGATCGCGTACTTCGACGGCGTGGTCGGCACCGTCGGGTTGTCGATCGAGCCGAGGCGGTTGATCAGCTTGATCCACTGCTTCGGCTTCAGGGCCGCGTTGAGCTGGCGGTCGGCCTTCGAGTCCGAGCCGAGCTCGGGGCGGAAGCCGACGTGGATGTGATCCGCGTGATCCGGCAGCGAGAGCGTGTTGTCCGCGCCGTCGAACGTCATCAGCGAGATGATCTGGTGCGGCTTCATCGTGCCCTGCAGCGTCAGCAGGCGGCGGATCGTCATGTCGGTGATCGAGCCCTCGCCCTGGTGGCCGAGGATCGGGATCCCGTTGATTGCCGCGATGTCGACCGCGTTGCCGGACGAGTGCTCGGACACGTTGCCCGAGGTCGTCATCAGGGAGTGGCCGCACTCCAGCGCGGAGACGGTGGGCTTCAGGCCCGAGGCGGCGAGGAACTCGAGCGTCGCGAGCACGCGGCGGTCGATGTTGCCGGCCTGGATGTCGCGGCGGCCGCAGTCGTAGACCTCGATGCGCGAGTCGTTGAGCACCTCGTGCTGCAGCGACTCCTTGCTCATCAGGAGGATCTGGCCGATCGACGGGTTCTTCGCGTCCGGGCCGAAGAACGGGTTCTTGCCCGCGGCGCGGTAGATCGCGGTCGACTCGAGCAGCTTCCAGCCGTCGAGGATCGGCTTCGGGTCGACCCGCGGCGCGCCCTTGCCCGCCGGGCGGATCTCGAAGAGGAGGTGGGGCGCGACGTGCTTCTCGGTCTTGCCGATGCGCCCGAGGAGCGTGCCCGCGACGACCTTGGAGCCGACCTTCAGCTTCTTGATCGTGACGTCCTTGGAGTCCAGGCCCAGGACCTTGGTGAACTGCGCCTGGTAGCTCGTCGAGCCGTTCTGGAACTCGCCGTTGAGGAGCTGCTCCTCGCCGCCGGACTGGTAGGAGGCGGGGCGCGACGGGTTGGCGAACGCGCGCTCCTTGGCGCCGCCGGTGACGTCGGCCGCGCTCAGGACCTCCTTGGTGCCGGTGCCGGTGGCCGCGGCGGGGGAGGTGGCCTCCTGCGCGTTGGTCTCGGTCCGGTCCTTGGCCTCGGCGTCGCTGGTCTTGGCGGCGGTCTTCGCCTTCGGCTGGCTGCCGGCGGACGCGGCCTGCGTCGGCTTGGCGTCCTTCCTCTTGGCGAGCCCGAGCTCCTTGTTGACCTCGGCCTTGGTGACCTTCTCGGCCTTCGGCACGGCGTACGCGTCGGCGACCTTCTTGAGGTGCGCGTACGTGTAGGTGTTGCCGTAGACGTCCTGGAGCTGGATGAAGCGGCCGAGGCGCTTGGTCTTGCCGACCTTGACGACCTTGCCGTCCTGCGTGGCGATCGCGGGCGAGCCGGCCTTGGCGTAGATGTTGATGCCGCGCCGGGACGTGTTGGCGTCGACCGGGACCGCGGCGTTGTGACCCTTGGCGATCTTCCTGTTGATGTCGCGCTCGGTCAGGTCGTCCGCGTAGGTGGCCTTGGCGGCGACCGGGAAGCGGCCCTGCGTCAGGCCCGTGAGCGAGCCGACGAGGTCGGTCGGCATGCCGCCGATCAGGCGGGCGCGCATCAGGACCGAGTCGACGTACCAGTCGGCGTGGTTGTAGGAGAAGATCGCCTTGCGGACGTCGGTGTCGGCGCCGGCGGCCTTCAGGTAGCGCGCGGCGGCGAAGATCGCGTCGACCGGGTTGTACGGGTCCTTCTTGCCGTCGTGGTTGGCGTCGACGCCGTACTGCTTCCACGTGGACGGCATGAACTGCATCCAGCCCAGGGCGCCGGCGGTCGAGACGTTGAGGTTCCGGCCGTAGTCGGTCTCGATCTCGTTGATGCCGGCCAGGACCTCCCAGCGCACGCCGTACTCGATGCCGGCGGCCTGGTAGATCGGGAGCAGGAAGGGCGGGATCCGGAACTTGTCGATGAAGAAGTTCGGGACGCCGATCGCGGCGGCGCCCGGGAGCGCCTGCGAGAAGGTGGGGTTGGCGGCGGTCGGGACGCCGTCGGCCTGGCGGTCGTCGGTGGCGGTCGGCTGGCCGTCGGCCTTGTCCCTCTTGGACTTCGCGTCCTCGCCGGTCGCCTTGCGCAGCGCCTTGCCGATCGTGTCCTGCGCCTGCTGGCCGCCGGCGGAGGCCGAGGGGCCGGAGTCGGTCGCGCCCGGGACCGCGGAGGTCGCGGGGGACGACGACGTGCCGGGCGTGGCGGACGTCGGGTCGCTGCTGGGCGTCGCGCTCGTGGGCGCGGACGCGGGCGGCGTGGAGGTCTGGGTCGTCTGCGTGGCGTCCGCGGGCGCGGACGGCGACGACGAGGTCCCGGTGTCCGCGGGGGCGGGCGCGGGCGTGTCCGCGGTCACCGACGCGACGGGCGTGGAGACGGACGGGCCCGTGGACGTGTCCGTCGGCGCCGCCGCGGGCGTCGTGGTGGAGGTGGTGTCGTCGACCTGGACCGTCACGGTCTGGCCGCCGAGCAGCGTCACCGTGATGGTGCGTAGGTCAGCCGACGCCGGGAAGACGGCAGCGCCAAAGCCCGCCGTGAATGCTCCGGCGGACATCAGTCCGATCAGCAGCTTGCGCCGTCTCATGAAAAGTGGTGCTCTCCTCCCGCGACCCGATCAGGACCGACCGCGCCGCTGTCGCGGCGTGACCCTACCAAGGGGATCCGATCGGGGGTGCAGGACGCTACTTGCATGTTTCTGGATGTGCAAACCGCAACCGACTCGTGGCTGGTACCCAAGTCGGGACCGGTCCAGGAGGGGCCGTCAGCTCGGAGATCGGCCGATGCGGCGCCGGACTTGAAGACTCGACGTCCGCACTCGGCGTGAAGTTGCGACGAGCTGAGCGCGGAATCGCGATGTGAGGCTCGACTTGAGCCTGAGGGTTTTGAGCGGACGCACGGGCCGGGTACGGTCTGCCGTCCACGGGTGAGCATCCAACCGCAGAGGGCGGAACATTGAGTGAACAGACTGAGAACACCGGCGCCGACGGGCTCCGCGGGCAGATCAAGAGGCAGGGCGAGGACGCGCTCGGGCAGATCGCCCAGCAGCTGATGGAGTCGCCGCTGGTCCACAAGGCGCTGGCCGGCGCGTTCGACGCGCGGGAGAAGGCCGTGCAGGCCCAGGAGGCCGCGATGGGCGCGCTGAACCTGCCGTCGGCCGCCGACCTGGAGCGCCTGACGCGCCGCGTTCGCTCGCTGTCGCAGCGGCTGGAGGGGATCGAGGACGGCGTCGACCGCCTCGACGAGCGCCTCGCCGCGCTGCAGGCCAGCGCCCAGCTGGACGAGCGCCTCACCGGGATCGAGGCCGCGCTGGAGAAGCTCGGCAACGAGGTCGAGGCCGTGCGCAAGAAGCTTCCGGCGACCCCGCCGAGGAGGAGCGCGGCCGCCAGGAAGTCTTCTTAGCTGCTTCGGGGAGAGGGGAGTTCTCGGCGCCCGGGAATTCGGAGCCCGGGATTTCGGAGCCCGCCCGCCCGGGGGATGAAGCGGGCAGGCGGGCGCCGGTTGGCTGCAGCCAGTGGGTGTCGAGTTGGGGAGGAGCGCCGCCGCCGGGGTGTGACAGGAGGAGGAGGCTCCCCGGCGGCGGCTTGGATGCAGTGACTTGCTGCAACGGATAGTGCCGAAGGTCTGGTGACCGATCCATTCGGCGAACAGGTGTCGCGCGGTGCGGATAGCCGCACGGCGGTGTGGTGACTACCCGTCCAGGCCGAGCGCTGCGGCGGCGGCGCGGCCCGCGGCTTCGCCCGCCGCCGCCTGCTGCTCGTCGTCGAGGCGGGCGCCGGTCGCGTCGACCGCGATCGCGACGACGGCGCCGAACGCGATCCCGTGCCGGTTGGCAAGGGTTGCCAGCGCACCGGTCTCCAGATCGGCCGCCAGGACGCCCGCGGCGAGCCACTCGGCGGTGCGCGCCTCGGCGTCGGGCGCGTAGAGGAGGTCGTGGGAGGCGACGAGGCCGGCGCGGTCGGTGGCGTCGGCGACGATCTCCAGGCGCAGCGGCGCGCCGTCGCCGTTGAAGCCGAGCGCGGACGACACGCCGTCCTGCGCGAGCACGCCGGTCACCGCGACCAGCTCGCCGAGCTTCAGCTCCGGGTCGACGGCGCGCGCGGTCCCGACGCGGACCATCGTCGCCACGCCGAGGCCGGCCAGCTCCTCGAGGACGATCGCGGCGCTCGGCCCGCCCATCCCGGTCGCCTGGATCGACAGCAGCTCCCCGTCGCTCGCCGTTCCCGTGTAGCCCCAGAGCCCGCGGTGATGGTTGAGCATCTTGCGGTCGTCGCCGAGCACGACCTGCGCGAGCGCCAGCGCGCGGCCCGGGTCGCCGGGCAGCAGCGCGCGGGGCGCGACGGTGGCGACGGGGCGGAGGTGGAACGGCGCGGCGGGCATGAGGGCGGCGAGTGTACGGGCGGGCCGAGCGGGCATAGACTCACCGAGCCATGGCGAAGAAGTCCAAGAAGGAGAAGGCCGCCGCCGACGCGGCCACCTCGCGTGCCGACCAGCTGCGCGCCGCCGTCGAGGGCGCCTTCGGGGCGACCGCTCAGGGTGCCGCACCGGTCGGAAAGCGCGCGCAGGAGCTGGCCGACGAGCTCGTCGGTGCCGCGACGCGCCTGCGTGCGTCGCTGATCGCCGACGAGGACCTCGTCGCGGCCGCGACGAGGGTCCGGGAGACGCTCGGCTCGCCCGAGGCGGCCGCCGCGGCGACCCGCGTCCGCGAGGCGGTCGAGGGCCTGCGCAGCTCCGCGACGCCTGGGTCGGGCGGCGGCGCAACCGCGTCCGGCCCGACGTTCGACGACCTCACCGCGCTGCGCGCGCAGGTCGAGAAGCTCGAGGCGCGCGTCGCCGAGCTGGAGACCGCGGCCGCCGCGCCCAGGCCGGCGCCCAGGCGCCGCGCCCCCGCGCGCAGGCCGGCCGCCGGCGCCGCGAGGCCCACCGCACGCCGCACCGCCGCCCGCAAGCCGCCGGCGACCGGCGGCGACGAGCCCGCCGCCTAGCGCACGGTGGTGCTCCCGACGCGCCGCGTCCTCGTCACGGGCGTGTCCGGTCCGCTGGGCGCGCGCGTCGCCGCGCGCCTGGCCGCCGACCCGTCGGTCGAGCACGTCATCGGCCTGGACTCGCGCCGGCCGCCCGCGCCGCTGGCCGAGCGCATCACCTACGTCGAGGCGGACCTGCGCCGCTCCGACCTCCAGCAGATCCTGAAGGTGGCGGCGCCGCACGTCGTCGTCCACCAGGACATCGTCCAGTTCCCGGAGCCGGGGCGCAGCGCCCGCGCGCTGCACGACCTCAACGTCATCGGGACGCTCCAGCTGCTGGCGGCCTGCGACCACCTGCCCCAGCTGCAGGCGGTCGTCGTCAGGGGCAGCGCCGCGATCTACGGCTCGGCCCCCGACGCGCCCGCGTTCTTCACCGAGTCGCTCGCGCGCCGCGGCGTGCTGACCACGCGCTTCCAGCGCGACGTCGCCGAGCTGGAGCGCCTGATCGAGGCGTTCGCGCGCCGCCATCCCGCGGTCGTCTGCTGCGTACTGCGGATGCAGCCGATCATCGGCCGCGGGCTGACGTCGCCGATCATGAAGCTCTTCGCGGCGCCGGTCGTCCCGACGTTCCTGGGCTTCGACCCGCGCCTGCAGTTCCTGCTCGACGAGGACGCGATCGGCGCGCTGGCCGCCGCGGTCGACCGGCCGGTGCGCGGCGCGGTCAACGTGGCGGGCGACGGCACGGTCTCGCTGGCGCGGTCGCTGCGGC is a window of Conexibacter woesei Iso977N DNA encoding:
- a CDS encoding TetR/AcrR family transcriptional regulator, producing MSEARPRSRRDRPAKAALSREAIVAAGLEILRSEGFEALSMRRVAQALDTGPASLYVYVENRDALHALLFDAAIGTVEVEPTDPRRWREQLHGLITRLTSMMSEEFPGIAIMGMATIPTGENALRVSESMMSLLRAGGAEDQAIAYAADLISMYATAIAYEQALYQQLYADPGHEESELARVMERFTSIPADRYPTMASVAPLMTRGDGHERFSLGLDIIINGLLSTPASDRLSAQGWGLDDAPNRGRRNAGGRDPA
- a CDS encoding lytic murein transglycosylase, yielding MSAGAFTAGFGAAVFPASADLRTITVTLLGGQTVTVQVDDTTSTTTPAAAPTDTSTGPSVSTPVASVTADTPAPAPADTGTSSSPSAPADATQTTQTSTPPASAPTSATPSSDPTSATPGTSSSPATSAVPGATDSGPSASAGGQQAQDTIGKALRKATGEDAKSKRDKADGQPTATDDRQADGVPTAANPTFSQALPGAAAIGVPNFFIDKFRIPPFLLPIYQAAGIEYGVRWEVLAGINEIETDYGRNLNVSTAGALGWMQFMPSTWKQYGVDANHDGKKDPYNPVDAIFAAARYLKAAGADTDVRKAIFSYNHADWYVDSVLMRARLIGGMPTDLVGSLTGLTQGRFPVAAKATYADDLTERDINRKIAKGHNAAVPVDANTSRRGINIYAKAGSPAIATQDGKVVKVGKTKRLGRFIQLQDVYGNTYTYAHLKKVADAYAVPKAEKVTKAEVNKELGLAKRKDAKPTQAASAGSQPKAKTAAKTSDAEAKDRTETNAQEATSPAAATGTGTKEVLSAADVTGGAKERAFANPSRPASYQSGGEEQLLNGEFQNGSTSYQAQFTKVLGLDSKDVTIKKLKVGSKVVAGTLLGRIGKTEKHVAPHLLFEIRPAGKGAPRVDPKPILDGWKLLESTAIYRAAGKNPFFGPDAKNPSIGQILLMSKESLQHEVLNDSRIEVYDCGRRDIQAGNIDRRVLATLEFLAASGLKPTVSALECGHSLMTTSGNVSEHSSGNAVDIAAINGIPILGHQGEGSITDMTIRRLLTLQGTMKPHQIISLMTFDGADNTLSLPDHADHIHVGFRPELGSDSKADRQLNAALKPKQWIKLINRLGSIDNPTVPTTPSKYAIDDPKPKTTTTESSAKKSSGK
- the fdhD gene encoding formate dehydrogenase accessory sulfurtransferase FdhD — translated: MHAPVVRDGGIEDRVAVEEPLEIRVRGRALAVTMRTPGHDEELAVGFLHGEGLLSGPVLGAGPTEDFANNIVEVDAELTGAARERRFYTTSSCGVCGKGALEEVAVHAEPLTPGTPRVARALLASLPDRLRQPGFKVTGGLHATGLFDPQGELLCVREDVGRHNAMDKVIGRALLDGALPLGDRILCVSGRLSFELVQKAAVAGCPVLVGVGAPSSLAVDLAADRGMTLAGFARGGRVNIYADTGRLTD
- a CDS encoding NAD-dependent epimerase/dehydratase family protein, encoding MLPTRRVLVTGVSGPLGARVAARLAADPSVEHVIGLDSRRPPAPLAERITYVEADLRRSDLQQILKVAAPHVVVHQDIVQFPEPGRSARALHDLNVIGTLQLLAACDHLPQLQAVVVRGSAAIYGSAPDAPAFFTESLARRGVLTTRFQRDVAELERLIEAFARRHPAVVCCVLRMQPIIGRGLTSPIMKLFAAPVVPTFLGFDPRLQFLLDEDAIGALAAAVDRPVRGAVNVAGDGTVSLARSLRRLGKRALPIAGPLYAPTVSALARAGLVPALQDDVIRYLRHGRGVDTTRMKRELRFVPTHTTAEAIDAVASAIKDDNKVVA
- a CDS encoding MFS transporter — translated: MTSSAPAAAAPPQAAAYNLRWIVLAIVLVAEIMDLLDSTVITIAAPTVRHELGGSTATMQWWAAGYTLAFGVFMIIGGRLGDLFGRKRIFAIGIAGFTLASAACALAPDPDVLIATRVLQGAFGALLIPQGLGMIKTVFPPAEMGGAFAAFGPVMGLAAVGGPVLAGWLVSADLLGTGWRMIFLVNLPLGVIGLIGALRFFPESRSPERLRLDPLGVGLIAAASFCLIYPLVQGRELGWPVWTFVMIAAGFVLLGAFMAVERRGHGTPLIEPSLLRNRAFTSGLAVGIAFFAGFAGLLLVLSVFFQSALQFTPSQAGLAFIPTTAASAVAAGASFPLMARFGRGVLQTGIVVITLSLVGLALIVGHHGTDTTTWTMVPALIPFGLGLGFVFGPLFNVILAGVDDREVGSASGTLNAVQQLGNSIGVAVLATIFFSLTDHGHLAPAALKTTVLISAGLFALALLLSFLLPKEARMDDPH